In the Mycolicibacter sp. MU0102 genome, one interval contains:
- a CDS encoding SRPBCC family protein, which yields MAAPLLTAQVDIDAPVAKVWALISDFRRMPEWSPQCRWMKPLGAVRQGTRTINFNRRGRMYWPTSSVITEYIPERKLAFRVTENHSVWTYELEPTATGTRVVESRHVENGNTTAVSAFLVGKFMGGTPTFERELVEGMNASLSKIKAAAENA from the coding sequence ATGGCAGCCCCACTGTTGACGGCACAGGTCGACATCGATGCACCGGTGGCCAAGGTCTGGGCACTGATCTCCGACTTCCGGCGGATGCCCGAGTGGAGCCCGCAGTGCCGGTGGATGAAGCCGCTCGGTGCGGTGCGCCAGGGAACCCGCACGATCAACTTCAACCGGCGTGGACGGATGTACTGGCCCACCAGCTCCGTCATCACCGAGTACATCCCGGAGCGCAAGCTGGCCTTCCGCGTCACCGAGAACCACAGTGTGTGGACCTACGAACTCGAGCCGACCGCCACCGGCACTCGGGTCGTCGAGAGCCGGCACGTCGAAAACGGCAACACCACCGCGGTCTCCGCGTTTTTGGTGGGCAAGTTCATGGGCGGGACGCCCACCTTCGAACGCGAGCTGGTCGAGGGTATGAACGCTTCACTGAGCAAGATCAAGGCCGCCGCAGAGAACGCCTGA
- a CDS encoding FadR/GntR family transcriptional regulator: protein MTLQRINRQSIPDEIFAQLAGQVLCGDRTPGDTLPSERTLSEALGVSRAAVREALGRLDRARLIQVRQGGSTVVRDFRAEAGFDVLPLLLVHGGDVDRATLASLVEARAIIGPQVAALAAARATDDARARLRAMVDELEAESEPVQRMWRALGFWELIVDSAESIAFRLLFNTLNQAYVPALDALVNVMAAEVNDIEHYRALAGAIAAGDAEAARLAAAAMLELGSAAFAALANQLEGRQ, encoded by the coding sequence ATGACCCTGCAGCGGATCAATCGGCAGTCGATACCCGACGAAATCTTCGCCCAACTCGCCGGCCAGGTGCTCTGCGGTGACCGAACGCCCGGCGACACCCTGCCGAGTGAGCGAACTTTGTCCGAGGCGCTCGGCGTATCGCGTGCCGCGGTCCGGGAGGCGCTGGGCCGCCTCGACCGGGCGCGCCTCATCCAGGTCCGCCAGGGCGGGTCCACAGTGGTCCGCGACTTCCGCGCCGAGGCCGGGTTCGACGTGTTGCCGTTGCTGCTTGTGCACGGCGGCGACGTCGACCGCGCCACCTTGGCGAGCCTGGTCGAGGCCCGCGCCATCATCGGTCCGCAGGTGGCCGCACTGGCGGCGGCCCGCGCCACCGACGACGCTCGTGCTCGGCTGCGTGCCATGGTGGACGAGTTGGAAGCCGAATCGGAACCCGTGCAACGGATGTGGCGTGCTCTGGGGTTCTGGGAACTCATCGTGGACAGCGCCGAGTCCATCGCGTTTCGGCTGCTGTTCAACACGTTGAATCAGGCATACGTGCCCGCACTCGACGCGCTCGTCAACGTGATGGCTGCCGAGGTCAACGACATCGAGCACTACCGCGCGCTTGCCGGCGCCATCGCCGCCGGGGACGCCGAAGCTGCGCGGCTGGCCGCTGCGGCGATGCTGGAGTTGGGCAGCGCCGCATTCGCTGCGCTCGCCAACCAGTTGGAGGGTCGGCAATGA
- a CDS encoding acyl-CoA dehydrogenase family protein, with protein sequence MTQQMQVSEEQARAVAEESRESGWDKPSFAKGLFLGKFPLPLIHPFPRPSDHDGARTEEFLARLRELLDTMDGAVIERDAQIPDEYVKGLAGLGCFGLKIPAEYGGLGMSQVAYNRALMMVSSVHPSLGALLSAHQSIGVPEPLKLAGTDEQKETFLPRCAAGAISAFLLTEPDVGSDPARLASTARPIEDGAAYELDGVKLWTTNGVVAELLVVMARVPAGDGHRGGISAFVVEADTPGITVERRNQFMGLRGIENGVTRLHKVRVPAQNLVGREGDGLKIALTTLNAGRLAIPAMATGAAKWSLKIAREWSRERVQWGRPVGEHEAVAKKIAFIAATSYALEAVLELSGQMADEGRNDIRIEAALAKLWSSEMACVIADELLQIRGGRGYETAESLAARGERAVPVEQLIRDLRINRIFEGSSEIMRLLIAREAVDAHLSAAGELANPKAGLGQKARSAAGASRFYAKWLPQLVFGEGQSPMAYREFGELATHLRFVERHSRKLARNTFYGMARWQAGMEKRQGFLGRVVDIGAELFAMAAVCVRAESQRVADRTEGQQAYQLADAFCEQSRLRVEALLAALWTNTDRADARLADAVLQDRYLWLEDGILDPSEVTGPWIAHWEPGASTESNLARRFLPAP encoded by the coding sequence ATGACGCAACAGATGCAGGTCAGCGAGGAGCAAGCGCGAGCCGTCGCTGAAGAGTCTCGTGAGAGCGGCTGGGACAAGCCATCTTTCGCCAAGGGGCTGTTCCTCGGGAAGTTTCCCTTGCCGCTCATCCACCCGTTTCCGCGGCCGTCCGATCATGACGGCGCGCGCACCGAGGAGTTTCTGGCCAGGCTGCGGGAGCTTCTCGACACCATGGACGGCGCGGTTATCGAGCGTGACGCACAGATCCCCGACGAATACGTCAAAGGACTGGCCGGGCTGGGCTGCTTCGGGCTGAAGATCCCCGCCGAGTACGGCGGCCTGGGCATGTCGCAGGTCGCCTATAACCGGGCCCTGATGATGGTGTCGAGCGTGCATCCCAGCCTCGGGGCGCTGTTGAGCGCTCATCAGTCGATCGGGGTGCCCGAACCACTCAAACTGGCCGGCACCGACGAACAGAAGGAGACGTTCCTGCCGCGTTGCGCGGCCGGGGCGATTTCGGCATTCCTGTTGACCGAACCGGATGTGGGCTCAGATCCTGCTCGACTGGCCTCGACCGCGAGACCGATCGAGGACGGTGCGGCCTACGAGCTGGACGGGGTCAAACTGTGGACCACCAACGGCGTGGTAGCCGAACTGCTGGTGGTCATGGCGCGGGTGCCCGCCGGTGACGGTCACCGAGGAGGCATCAGTGCCTTCGTGGTGGAAGCCGACACTCCCGGGATCACCGTCGAACGCCGAAACCAGTTCATGGGGCTGCGCGGCATCGAGAATGGCGTGACCCGGCTGCACAAGGTTCGGGTGCCCGCGCAGAACCTGGTGGGACGCGAGGGCGACGGTCTGAAGATCGCGCTGACCACGCTCAATGCCGGCCGCCTGGCCATTCCGGCGATGGCCACCGGAGCCGCGAAATGGTCTCTGAAGATCGCTCGGGAGTGGTCCCGCGAGCGGGTCCAGTGGGGCAGGCCGGTCGGCGAGCACGAGGCCGTGGCCAAGAAGATCGCGTTCATCGCCGCAACCAGCTACGCGCTGGAAGCGGTGCTGGAGTTGTCCGGTCAGATGGCCGACGAGGGCCGCAACGACATCCGGATCGAGGCGGCGCTGGCCAAACTGTGGTCCAGCGAGATGGCGTGTGTCATCGCCGATGAGCTGCTGCAGATTCGTGGCGGCCGCGGTTATGAGACCGCCGAGTCGCTGGCGGCGCGCGGCGAGCGCGCGGTGCCGGTGGAGCAACTGATTCGGGATCTGCGGATCAACCGGATCTTCGAAGGGTCCAGCGAGATCATGCGGCTGTTGATCGCCCGCGAGGCCGTCGACGCCCACCTGAGTGCCGCGGGGGAGCTCGCCAACCCCAAGGCCGGGCTGGGCCAGAAAGCCAGATCCGCCGCCGGGGCCAGCCGCTTCTACGCAAAGTGGTTGCCGCAACTGGTATTCGGCGAAGGCCAAAGCCCCATGGCGTATCGCGAGTTTGGCGAGCTGGCCACGCACCTGCGTTTTGTCGAACGCCATTCACGCAAGCTGGCCCGCAACACCTTCTACGGCATGGCCCGGTGGCAGGCCGGCATGGAGAAACGGCAGGGGTTCTTAGGGCGGGTCGTCGACATCGGGGCGGAGCTGTTCGCGATGGCCGCGGTGTGCGTGCGCGCTGAGTCGCAGCGGGTGGCCGACCGGACCGAAGGCCAGCAGGCCTATCAGCTGGCCGACGCATTCTGCGAGCAGTCCCGGCTGCGGGTCGAGGCGTTGCTTGCCGCGTTGTGGACCAACACCGACCGCGCCGACGCCCGATTGGCCGACGCAGTGCTGCAGGACCGCTACCTCTGGCTGGAGGACGGCATCCTTGATCCGTCCGAGGTCACGGGGCCATGGATCGCGCACTGGGAACCCGGCGCCTCCACCGAGTCGAACTTGGCACGCCGGTTCCTTCCCGCCCCGTAG
- the moaA gene encoding GTP 3',8-cyclase MoaA, with the protein MPTTGPLVDTFGRVHTDLRISLTDRCNLRCTYCMPAEGLDWIPSQHLLSDDELIRLMRIGVDRLGITDIRFTGGEPLLARHLEGVVAGAAALRPRPEIALTTNGLGLARRAGALVAAGLDRINVSLDTVDRAHFAEITRRDRLPDVLAGLDAAAQAGMRPIKVNAVLDPKITGDDIIHLLRFCLLHGYHLRVIEMMPLDADHNWNRDAGLSVEQLLETVQAQFTLRPDPKPRGSAPAELWLVDEGPETPAGTFGIIASVSRPFCGDCDRTRLTADGQIRNCLFAAEEYDLRALLRDGSDDDAIEQAWRAAMWTKKAGHGINDPDFIQPDRPMSAIGG; encoded by the coding sequence ATGCCGACCACCGGGCCGCTGGTGGACACCTTCGGGCGAGTGCACACCGATCTGCGGATATCCCTGACCGACCGCTGCAACCTGCGCTGTACCTATTGCATGCCGGCCGAGGGACTGGACTGGATTCCCAGCCAACACCTGCTGAGCGACGATGAGCTGATTCGGCTGATGCGCATCGGCGTCGACCGACTTGGCATCACCGACATCCGGTTCACCGGGGGCGAGCCGCTGCTGGCCCGCCATCTCGAAGGCGTGGTGGCCGGCGCCGCGGCCCTGCGCCCGCGGCCCGAGATCGCGTTGACCACCAACGGCCTGGGCCTGGCGCGCCGGGCCGGCGCCCTGGTGGCGGCCGGGCTGGACCGCATCAACGTGTCGCTGGACACCGTCGACCGCGCCCACTTCGCCGAGATCACCCGGCGTGACCGCCTGCCCGACGTCCTCGCCGGCCTGGACGCGGCCGCGCAGGCCGGGATGCGGCCGATCAAGGTCAATGCCGTGCTCGATCCCAAGATCACCGGCGACGACATCATCCACCTGCTGCGCTTCTGCCTATTGCACGGCTATCACCTGCGGGTGATCGAAATGATGCCGTTGGACGCCGACCACAACTGGAACCGTGACGCCGGGCTCAGCGTCGAGCAACTGCTGGAGACGGTGCAGGCCCAGTTCACCCTGCGGCCCGATCCGAAACCGCGCGGTTCCGCGCCGGCCGAACTCTGGCTGGTCGACGAGGGCCCGGAGACACCGGCGGGCACGTTCGGGATCATCGCATCGGTATCGCGGCCGTTCTGCGGAGACTGCGACCGGACGCGGCTCACCGCCGACGGCCAGATTCGCAACTGCCTGTTCGCCGCCGAGGAGTACGACCTGCGCGCCTTACTGCGAGACGGTTCCGACGACGACGCCATCGAGCAGGCGTGGCGGGCCGCGATGTGGACCAAGAAGGCCGGCCATGGCATCAACGATCCGGATTTCATCCAGCCGGACCGCCCGATGAGCGCGATCGGCGGCTGA
- a CDS encoding glutathione S-transferase family protein — MASYLAGGDFKRDTNYISTRITADGRDGYPVEPGRYRLVVARACPWANRTIIVRRLLGLEKVISIGFCGPTHDQRSWTFDLDPGGVDPVLQIPRLQDAYFKRIPDYPKGITVPAMVDVPTGAVVTNDFAQMTLDFSTEWTAYHRDGAPQLYPEALRQEIDEVARRIYTEINNGVYRCGFAGTQEAYDAAYDRLFTALDWVSVRLADQRYLVGDTITEADVRLFTTLARFDPVYHGHFKCNRQKLSEMPVLWAYARDLFQTPGFGDTTDFVQIKQHYYIVHADINPSQIVPDGPDLANWLSPHGREALGGRPFGDGTPPGPVPDGEQVPAGHGVPNV; from the coding sequence ATGGCCAGCTACCTCGCCGGCGGCGATTTCAAGCGCGACACCAACTACATCTCCACCCGGATCACCGCCGACGGCCGTGATGGGTATCCCGTCGAACCGGGCCGGTACCGGCTGGTGGTCGCGCGGGCCTGCCCGTGGGCCAATCGCACCATCATCGTGCGGCGGCTACTCGGCCTGGAAAAGGTTATCTCCATAGGGTTTTGCGGTCCCACCCACGATCAGCGCAGCTGGACCTTCGATCTGGACCCCGGCGGCGTCGACCCGGTGCTGCAGATCCCGCGGCTGCAAGACGCGTACTTCAAACGCATTCCCGACTACCCCAAGGGGATCACCGTTCCGGCGATGGTCGACGTGCCCACCGGTGCGGTCGTGACCAACGACTTCGCCCAGATGACCCTGGACTTTTCCACCGAGTGGACGGCCTACCACCGGGACGGGGCACCGCAGCTGTACCCCGAAGCGCTGCGCCAAGAGATCGACGAGGTGGCCCGGCGGATTTACACCGAGATCAACAACGGGGTCTACCGGTGCGGTTTCGCCGGTACCCAAGAGGCCTACGACGCCGCCTACGACCGGCTGTTCACCGCGCTGGACTGGGTCAGCGTCCGTCTTGCCGACCAGCGATATCTGGTGGGGGACACCATCACCGAGGCCGACGTGCGACTGTTCACGACGCTGGCCCGGTTCGACCCGGTCTATCACGGACATTTCAAATGCAATCGGCAGAAGCTGTCCGAGATGCCGGTGCTGTGGGCCTATGCCCGGGATCTATTCCAGACACCCGGGTTCGGTGACACCACCGACTTCGTGCAGATCAAACAGCACTACTACATCGTGCACGCCGACATCAATCCGTCGCAGATCGTCCCCGACGGGCCGGATCTGGCGAATTGGCTGTCACCGCATGGACGAGAAGCGCTGGGCGGCAGGCCGTTCGGGGACGGAACGCCGCCGGGGCCGGTGCCGGACGGCGAGCAGGTGCCGGCCGGCCACGGCGTGCCCAACGTGTAA
- a CDS encoding MFS transporter gives MANYPSNNTGDQRQRKPMPSDNRYLPPLREHTGTPRRPEAPSGSGASDRVTVTRAAAARSREMGSRMYGLVQRAATADGADKSGLTALTWPVVANFAVDAAMAVALANTLFFAAAAGESKGRVALYLLVTIAPFAVVAPLIGPALDRVQHGRRAALAMSFSLRTLLALVLIANYDGVAGTFGSWVLYPCALAMMALSKSFTVLRSAVTPRVMPPSIDLVRVNSRLTMFGLLGGTIVGGGVAAAAEYIFTGLLQLPGALLVLVAVSVAGAVLSMRIPRWVEVTAGEIPTTLSYRFDERPRSWPEQVRRAGGALSQPLRQPLGRNIIAALWGNCTIKAMVGFLFLYPAFVAKQHNAGGWVQLGILGLIGAAAGLGNFAGNFTSARLQLGRPAVLVVRCTMAVTAVALAAAVAGTLVMAAIAALVTSGASAISKASLDAALQDDLPEESRASAFGRTESTLQLAWVLGGALGVLVYTDLWVGFTAITALLIPGLAQTILSFHGDSLIPGLGGNRPVLIEQDGARRDPARQG, from the coding sequence ATGGCCAACTACCCCAGCAACAACACCGGTGACCAGCGGCAGCGCAAGCCCATGCCCAGCGACAACCGGTACCTGCCGCCGCTGCGCGAACACACCGGCACGCCTCGTCGCCCCGAGGCTCCGAGTGGCTCGGGCGCCAGCGACCGCGTCACGGTCACCCGAGCTGCCGCGGCACGAAGTCGCGAAATGGGCTCGCGGATGTATGGGCTGGTGCAACGCGCCGCCACCGCCGACGGCGCCGACAAATCCGGACTGACCGCACTGACCTGGCCGGTGGTGGCGAACTTCGCGGTGGACGCGGCGATGGCCGTCGCGCTGGCCAACACCTTGTTCTTCGCGGCGGCCGCGGGCGAAAGCAAGGGCCGGGTGGCGCTGTATCTGCTGGTGACAATCGCGCCGTTCGCGGTGGTCGCGCCGCTGATCGGTCCCGCCCTGGACCGCGTCCAGCATGGCCGGCGTGCGGCGTTGGCCATGTCGTTCTCACTGCGGACCCTGCTGGCCCTGGTGCTGATCGCCAACTACGACGGTGTCGCGGGCACCTTCGGCTCCTGGGTGCTCTACCCGTGCGCGTTGGCGATGATGGCGCTGTCGAAATCGTTCACGGTCTTGCGCAGCGCGGTGACGCCACGGGTCATGCCGCCGTCGATCGATCTGGTGCGGGTCAATTCCCGGCTGACGATGTTCGGTCTGCTCGGCGGCACGATCGTCGGCGGTGGTGTCGCCGCGGCGGCCGAGTACATCTTCACCGGGCTGTTGCAGCTGCCGGGCGCGTTGTTGGTGCTCGTGGCGGTCTCGGTGGCCGGGGCAGTCCTGTCGATGCGGATCCCACGATGGGTGGAAGTGACCGCCGGCGAGATCCCGACCACCTTGAGCTACCGCTTCGACGAACGGCCCCGAAGCTGGCCCGAACAGGTCCGGCGGGCCGGCGGGGCGCTGAGCCAACCCCTGCGGCAACCGCTGGGACGCAACATCATCGCCGCACTGTGGGGCAACTGCACCATCAAGGCCATGGTCGGGTTCTTGTTCTTGTATCCGGCGTTCGTGGCCAAGCAGCACAACGCCGGCGGCTGGGTACAGCTGGGCATTCTCGGGCTGATCGGAGCGGCCGCCGGCCTGGGCAATTTCGCCGGGAACTTCACCAGCGCTCGACTGCAACTGGGACGCCCCGCGGTGCTGGTGGTGCGCTGCACTATGGCGGTGACCGCTGTCGCGCTGGCGGCAGCGGTGGCCGGGACCCTGGTGATGGCGGCGATCGCCGCACTGGTGACGTCGGGAGCCAGTGCGATCTCGAAGGCCTCACTGGACGCGGCACTGCAGGACGACCTGCCCGAAGAGTCGCGGGCATCGGCATTCGGCCGCACCGAGTCCACCCTGCAACTGGCCTGGGTGTTGGGCGGTGCACTGGGCGTGCTGGTATATACCGACTTGTGGGTGGGCTTCACCGCGATCACCGCTCTGCTGATCCCGGGTCTGGCCCAGACCATCCTGTCGTTCCACGGCGACTCGTTGATTCCCGGCCTGGGGGGCAACCGGCCGGTGCTGATCGAGCAGGACGGCGCCCGCCGCGATCCGGCAAGACAGGGGTGA
- a CDS encoding DUF2530 domain-containing protein, translating to MTPQHSPEPSLEPPPLPTALLRIWPVIGAGVAGFCCATIAAFTVPALEGWRPVSVAGLGVGMVGTTIFLVQRGAARRGARGAQTGLEHE from the coding sequence ATGACCCCTCAGCACTCCCCGGAGCCCTCCCTTGAGCCGCCACCGCTGCCGACCGCGCTGCTGCGGATCTGGCCGGTGATCGGCGCCGGCGTCGCCGGTTTCTGCTGCGCGACCATCGCCGCGTTCACGGTGCCTGCCCTGGAAGGGTGGCGGCCGGTGAGCGTGGCGGGACTCGGCGTCGGGATGGTGGGCACCACAATTTTTCTGGTGCAACGCGGGGCGGCACGACGCGGCGCGCGCGGAGCCCAAACCGGGCTGGAACACGAATAG
- a CDS encoding sterol desaturase family protein encodes MTRKQLTLGAAFAEFIRHPSPWMLLTWAVALWTARLAVGGWSIGDAIIAVALLAFSPVGEWLIHTGILHWRPRTLAGITIDSRLARDHRLHHRDPRDIPLIFIPWPSLIVIIALTPLVLLAFGDTGKGLTFVLTVATFLVFYEWIHYLVHTDYKPRHAIYRAVWRNHRYHHFKNENYWFTVTSSGTADRLLGTYPDPRTVESSPTVRNLHAASTTG; translated from the coding sequence ATGACCCGCAAGCAGCTGACATTGGGTGCGGCCTTCGCCGAATTCATTCGGCACCCCAGCCCCTGGATGCTCCTCACGTGGGCGGTAGCGCTGTGGACGGCACGCCTGGCTGTGGGCGGCTGGTCGATCGGTGACGCGATCATTGCCGTTGCGCTCCTTGCTTTTTCGCCCGTGGGCGAGTGGTTGATCCACACCGGAATCCTGCATTGGCGCCCGCGCACCCTGGCGGGCATCACGATCGACTCGCGCCTGGCTCGTGACCACCGTCTGCATCACCGCGATCCACGCGACATCCCGCTGATCTTCATTCCGTGGCCCAGCCTGATTGTGATCATCGCGCTGACGCCCCTGGTGTTGCTCGCCTTCGGCGACACCGGAAAAGGGCTGACGTTCGTCCTCACCGTCGCGACGTTCCTGGTGTTCTACGAATGGATTCACTACCTCGTCCACACCGACTACAAGCCCCGCCATGCGATCTACCGCGCAGTGTGGCGCAACCACCGATACCACCACTTCAAGAACGAGAACTACTGGTTCACCGTGACCAGCTCCGGGACCGCCGATCGACTGCTGGGCACCTACCCGGATCCGCGCACGGTGGAATCGTCGCCGACCGTGCGAAACCTGCACGCAGCGTCGACAACCGGTTGA
- a CDS encoding MoaD/ThiS family protein — MTHQTDATDTGVAVTVRYFAAARAAAGADSENVSVPAGGGVAALAQALGARNERLAAVLSRCSYLRDGVAVRDHEAALQPGETVDILPPFAGG, encoded by the coding sequence ATGACCCATCAGACCGACGCCACCGATACCGGCGTCGCGGTGACGGTCCGCTACTTCGCTGCAGCACGGGCCGCGGCCGGAGCCGATTCCGAGAACGTCAGTGTGCCTGCCGGGGGCGGAGTGGCCGCCTTGGCGCAGGCCCTCGGCGCCCGCAATGAGCGACTGGCGGCGGTGCTGAGCCGGTGCTCCTACTTGCGCGACGGGGTCGCGGTGCGCGACCACGAGGCGGCATTGCAGCCCGGCGAAACGGTCGACATCCTGCCGCCATTCGCCGGCGGTTAG
- a CDS encoding cold-shock protein, whose amino-acid sequence MPTGKVKWYDAAKGFGFLSQEEGEDVYVRAAALPDGVEGLKAGQKVEFGVAAGRRGPQALTVKLIDPPPSLSRTRREAAPAVEHRHTPDELHGMVEDMITLLEGTVQPELRKGKYPDRKTARQISEVVKAVARELDA is encoded by the coding sequence GTGCCGACCGGCAAGGTGAAGTGGTACGACGCCGCGAAGGGCTTCGGCTTCCTGTCCCAGGAAGAAGGCGAGGACGTCTACGTCCGCGCCGCGGCCCTGCCGGACGGCGTAGAGGGTCTCAAGGCAGGCCAGAAGGTCGAATTCGGCGTCGCCGCCGGACGTCGCGGGCCGCAGGCGCTGACGGTGAAGCTGATCGACCCCCCGCCGAGCCTGTCGCGGACACGCCGTGAGGCGGCGCCGGCTGTCGAGCACCGGCACACCCCCGACGAGCTGCACGGCATGGTCGAGGACATGATCACCCTGCTGGAAGGCACCGTGCAGCCGGAACTGCGCAAGGGCAAATACCCCGACCGCAAGACCGCTCGGCAGATCTCCGAGGTGGTCAAGGCCGTGGCCCGCGAGCTCGACGCCTGA
- a CDS encoding DUF898 family protein, with protein MPKRAQTHQFAFDGGAGTYLGTAVLAFLITVLTLGICYPFGLVLRERWRAKHSYIEGRQLVFTGSAWGLFGMWWKWLILIIVTAGIYGFWVGPRLARWKWENTSWAQHSPV; from the coding sequence GTGCCGAAACGCGCCCAGACCCACCAGTTTGCTTTCGACGGCGGCGCTGGCACCTACCTGGGTACTGCGGTCCTGGCCTTCTTGATCACGGTGCTCACTCTGGGGATCTGTTACCCGTTCGGCCTCGTGCTGCGGGAACGGTGGCGTGCGAAGCACTCCTACATCGAGGGCCGGCAGCTCGTTTTCACCGGAAGCGCGTGGGGACTGTTCGGCATGTGGTGGAAGTGGCTGATCTTGATCATTGTCACGGCGGGGATCTACGGGTTCTGGGTCGGACCGCGCCTGGCTCGCTGGAAATGGGAGAACACCTCCTGGGCGCAGCACAGTCCGGTGTGA
- a CDS encoding DUF2771 domain-containing protein: MKRSTAVLVAALTVVTAALAGFGTWWFTRAEEPLPPQISAYSNGHLTRTGPYMYCNVLNLDECLLTEAQGTLAVDSRHPVQLSVDETIGRAPWQLWRLYDNPADTTQETYPAGSTLAVTVPTVDPQRGLLRGLVVQLPTLIVDARTGELFTASHAEWAVGTRWGRSDRR, translated from the coding sequence GTGAAACGCTCGACGGCCGTGCTGGTGGCAGCGCTGACGGTGGTGACCGCCGCGCTCGCCGGATTCGGCACTTGGTGGTTCACCCGGGCCGAGGAGCCGCTGCCGCCGCAGATCAGTGCGTACTCCAACGGGCATCTGACCCGCACCGGGCCGTACATGTACTGCAACGTGCTCAACCTCGACGAGTGCCTGCTGACCGAAGCGCAAGGCACGTTGGCGGTCGATTCGCGTCATCCGGTGCAGCTGTCGGTGGACGAGACCATCGGCCGAGCGCCGTGGCAGCTATGGCGGCTCTACGACAACCCGGCCGACACCACTCAAGAGACATATCCGGCGGGCAGCACCCTGGCAGTCACCGTCCCCACCGTGGATCCGCAGCGCGGTCTGCTGCGCGGGCTGGTGGTGCAGCTGCCCACCCTGATCGTGGACGCCAGAACCGGCGAGCTGTTCACGGCATCGCACGCCGAATGGGCGGTGGGCACGCGCTGGGGCCGGAGCGACCGTCGCTGA
- a CDS encoding DUF3027 domain-containing protein: MTGPSAESATATIAVPTVLAEAVEHARSAVAEFSGADTVGEHLGVDYEDPTAATHRFGAVLPGYQGWQWAVVVAAIPGATEPTVSEVVLVPGPTALLAPEWVPWDQRVRPGDLGPGDLLAPPADDPRLVPGYTSSGDPQLDEVAGEIGLGRRWLMSPVGRADAAQRWHDGEHGPDSAMARSTKRVCRDCGFYLPLAGELGTVFGVCGNEMSADGHVVDNRYGCGAHSDTPAPPGTGSPAYEPYDDGVLEVLENTDVTAVPAAEPAAEATEATEAAEAETEAVEAVVEAVTVAPAETAAAPEPAETGTDAEADAAGTVIEATADIPDAPGESEEPGEPETS, translated from the coding sequence GTGACCGGACCCAGCGCAGAATCAGCCACTGCGACCATCGCCGTGCCCACGGTGCTGGCCGAGGCCGTCGAGCACGCCCGCTCGGCTGTCGCCGAGTTCAGCGGCGCCGACACTGTCGGCGAGCACCTGGGGGTCGACTACGAAGACCCGACCGCCGCGACCCACCGATTCGGTGCGGTGTTGCCCGGTTATCAGGGTTGGCAGTGGGCTGTCGTCGTGGCGGCGATCCCGGGCGCCACGGAGCCCACGGTCAGCGAGGTTGTGCTGGTGCCCGGCCCCACGGCCTTGCTGGCTCCGGAGTGGGTGCCGTGGGACCAGCGGGTGCGTCCCGGCGACTTGGGGCCGGGGGATCTGCTGGCGCCGCCCGCCGACGACCCGCGGCTGGTGCCCGGTTACACCTCGAGCGGCGACCCGCAGCTCGACGAGGTGGCCGGCGAGATCGGCCTGGGCCGCCGCTGGCTGATGAGTCCGGTGGGTCGCGCCGACGCGGCGCAGCGCTGGCACGACGGCGAGCACGGCCCGGATTCGGCGATGGCACGGTCCACCAAACGGGTCTGCCGCGACTGCGGCTTCTATTTGCCGCTCGCCGGTGAGCTGGGCACGGTGTTCGGCGTCTGCGGTAACGAAATGTCCGCCGATGGACACGTGGTCGACAACCGGTACGGCTGCGGTGCGCACAGTGACACTCCGGCGCCCCCGGGCACCGGTTCGCCGGCATACGAGCCCTACGACGACGGCGTGCTGGAGGTCCTGGAGAACACCGATGTCACGGCGGTTCCGGCCGCCGAACCGGCTGCCGAGGCGACCGAGGCGACCGAGGCGGCCGAAGCCGAGACCGAAGCGGTTGAGGCCGTCGTCGAAGCAGTGACCGTGGCTCCCGCCGAGACAGCAGCGGCGCCGGAACCGGCCGAAACCGGAACCGACGCCGAGGCTGACGCAGCGGGGACTGTCATCGAAGCGACTGCCGACATCCCCGACGCCCCAGGGGAATCCGAGGAGCCGGGCGAGCCGGAGACTTCCTAA